Proteins from a single region of Phalacrocorax carbo chromosome 25, bPhaCar2.1, whole genome shotgun sequence:
- the NBR1 gene encoding next to BRCA1 gene 1 protein isoform X5, with the protein MLGSSGRLAGLGSPPPERGMEPQVSLRLTYRGETQTFLVSDSAHTTWADVEAMVKVSFDLDNIQIKYIDEDNDEVSVNSKEEYEEALKIAVKQGSQLQMNVYEENSLKETSRSCFLQLHEKTEREKLAPLKDEKKPLSHSSMPAQGLEEDFKNEKELTNQQKVNHTRTGRMNENPPGWFTSYLETFREQVVKETVEKLEQKLYEKLAHHNQPPDSSETSITAAPPTSENQSGNGNQCDWLISCCNCQARIVGVRYQCSLCPAYNICEQCEAGTYAHDPNHVLLKLRRPVLCIAENYSLAEFSPRLPATLEQVRLQKQMDKRFLKAEKQRLRAEKKQRKAEVRELKKQLKLHRKIHLWNSVHVLETSGSPTLKSGSLQPNTFLSPSQPFQAIVPTLSAVFVDENLPDGTHLQPGTKFIKHWRMKNTGNVEWSSDTKLKLMWGNLTLASSEKKDVLVPSLASGQVGTVSVEFVAPNIEGTYTSHWRLSHRGEQFGPRIWCSIVVDPSPATDFVEGNWKDSDSCQKDKASSPKQDTSLKTEAGVQLMGEIVEQAEIPLPAIPLKIKSLPSEREFYIPSVDLLTAQDLLSFELLDINIVQELERVPHNTPVDMTPCMSPLPHDSPLLEKPGLGQIEEENEGSGFKPVPDTCIVKVKAEHPLNQEEGEEDMSGTQFVCETVIRSLTLDAAPDHRPPQKKNILQNSLQTLQDTFSCNVINEESPRIKTNSTPKKEAKIHQSEAMTENGCGDLPLSDERASPCSDTGNSDEDDDKDDVQSQGSSASSEDYIIILPECFDTSRPLGESMYSSALSQPSFEKTGEPETGAENPEGGSQPQICSVSDILTTSQTLAVVPLAPEIVDALPQTQRNFVSPKNHIFQEPNVSAENLSSTHHDQIREEPSGEDSHGPGSSGFLASKQKCSEYPRYPQGSSIAGELVKGALSVAASAYKALFAGPPIIEQPAATEEHTATLLSSLCEMGFCDRQLNLRLLKKHNNNMVQVVTELLQISNSDWNSSRC; encoded by the exons GTCTCTGTGAATAGCAAAG aGGAATATGAAGAAGCTCTGAAG ATTGCAGTTAAACAAGGAAGTCAACTTCAGATGAATGTGTATGAAGAAAACTCTTTGAAAGAAACTTCACGTTCTTGTTTTTTGCAACTACATGAAAAAACTGAGAGAGAAAAGTTGGCACCTCTTAAAGATGAGAAGAAACCTCTCTCGCACTCTTCCATGCCAGCTCAGGGCTTAGAAGaagactttaaaaatgaaaaggagctGACAAATCAG caaaagGTAAATCACACTAGAACAGGAAGAATGAATGAAAATCCTCCAGGATGGTTTACTAGCTACTTGGAAACA ttcagggAACAAGTAGTTAAGGAAACTGTTGAGAAACTGGAACAGAAGCTGTATGAGAAGCTTGCTCATCACAACCAGCCTCCAGATTCTTCTGAGACCTCTATTACAGCAGCACCTCCAACTTCAGAGAACCAGTCAGGGAATGGCAACCAGTGTGACTGGCTGATCTCCTGCTGCAACTGCCAGGCCAGAATTGTTGGAGTTCGCTACCAGTGCAG cCTTTGTCCAGCCTACAATATCTGTGAACAGTGTGAAGCAGGAACGTATGCACACGATCCTAATCATGTCTTGCTAAAGCTGCGAAGACCTGTGCTATGTATTGCTGAGAATTACAGCCTTGCAGAGTTTTCACCTCGCCTGCCTGCTACTCTGGAGCAAGTTAG GCTCCAGAAACAGATGGACAAAAGatttctgaaggcagaaaagcaaagattacgagcagagaagaaacagcgaAAGGCAGAGGTCCGAGAGCTCAAAAAGCAGCTAAAATTGCACAGGAAAATTCATCTGTGGAACTCTGTCCATGTATTGGAAACTAGTGGCTCACCTACTCTGAAATCTGGGAGTCTCCAACCTAATACCTTCCT GAGTCCTAGTCAACCTTTCCAAGCAATTGTCCCAACACTGAGTGCGGTATTTGTGGATGAGAATTTGCCAGATGGGACTCACTTGCAACCAGGAACAAAGTTTATCAAACACTGGCGAATGAAGAATACTGGCAATGTGGAATGGAGCTCAGACACAAAG CTGAAGCTTATGTGGGGAAATCTGACCTTGgcatcttctgaaaaaaaagatgtgttaGTGCCATCCCTTGCATCAGGACAAGTAGGAACTGTTTCGGTTGAGTTTGTAGCTCCTAATATAGAAGGAACTTACACTTCTCACTGGAGACTGTCACACAGAGGGGAGCAGTTCGGGCCCAGGATCTGGTGCAGTATTGTTGTGGATCCCTCCCCAGCTACTGACTTTGTAGAAGGCAATTGGAAAGATTCTGACTCCTGTCAGAAGGACAAAGCTTCCAGCCCCAAACAG gacACTTCCTTAAAGACAGAAGCAGGTGTTCAACTGATGGGTGAAATCGTGGAGCAGGCTGAAATACCTCTGCCAGCTATTCCTTTAAAGATCAAAAGTCTGCCAAGTGAGAGAGAATTTTACATCCCATCTGTTGATCTCCTCACTGCACAG gATTTGCTGTCCTTTGAGCTGTTGGATATTAATATAGTGCAGGAATTGGAGCGAGTGCCCCACAATACTCCCGTCG acatGACTCCGTGCATGTCCCCTTTGCCACATGATAGCCCCTTGCTGGAGAAACCTGGCTTAGGTCAGATAGAGGAGGAGAATGAGGGCAGTGGATTTAAACCAGTGCCTG ataCTTGCATAGTGAAAGTGAAGGCTGAACATCCATTGAaccaggaggaaggggaagaagataTGAGTGGGACTCAGTTTGTCTGTGAAACTGTAATTCGTTCTCTAACCCTGGATGCTGCACCTGACCATAGGCCGccacaaaaaaagaacatcCTCCAGA attcTCTGCAAACATTGCAAGACACCTTCAGCTGCAATGTAATAAATGAAGAATCTCCTAGGATAAAAACTAATTCCACTCctaaaaaggaagcaaagattCATCAGTCTGAGGCGATGACAGAAAATGGCTGTG GGGACCTTCCACTGTCTGATGAGAGAGCAAGCCCCTGTAGTGATACTGGCAATTCTGATGAAGACGATGATAAAGATGACGTTCAAAGTCAAGGCTCCTCTGCTTCATCAGAGGATTATATCATTATTCTTCCCGAGTGCTTTGACACCAGTCGTCCTTTAGGGGAGTCTATGTATAGTTCGGCTCTTTCTCAGCCCAGTTTCGAAAAGACAGGAGAACCTGAAACGGGAGCAGAGAATCCAGAAGGGGGAAGCCAGCCACAGATCTGCAGTGTCAGTGATATTTTGACAACTTCACAAACACTGGCTGTAGTGCCACTAGCCCCAGAGATCGTGGACGCCTTACCCCAGACACAAAG GAATTTTGTATCTCCTAAGAATCATATCTTCCAAGAACCAAACGTATCTGCAGAGAATCTCTCTTCCACTCATCATGATCAAATAAGAGAAG AACCCAGTGGTGAAGACAGTCATGGACCAGGATCTTCTGGATTTCTAGCTAGTAAACAGAAGTGCTCAGAATACCCAAG ATACCCTCAGGGAAGCAGCATTGCCGGAGAACTAGTTAAAGGAGCTTTGTCAGTTGCTGCTTCTGCCTACAAAGCATTATTTGCTGGACCACCTATCATAGAACAG cctgcagctACAGAAGAGCACACTGCCACTCTTCTATCCAGTCTGTGTGAGATGGGGTTCTGTGACAGGCAGTTAAACCTGCGACTGCTGAAGAAACACAACAATAATATGGTTCAGGTGGTAACCGAATTGCTTCAGATCAGTAACAGTGACTGGAACAGCAGTAGATGCTGA
- the NBR1 gene encoding next to BRCA1 gene 1 protein isoform X3, with translation MLGSSGRLAGLGSPPPERGMEPQVSLRLTYRGETQTFLVSDSAHTTWADVEAMVKVSFDLDNIQIKYIDEDNDEVSVNSKEEYEEALKIAVKQGSQLQMNVYEENSLKETSRSCFLQLHEKTEREKLAPLKDEKKPLSHSSMPAQGLEEDFKNEKELTNQQKVNHTRTGRMNENPPGWFTSYLETFREQVVKETVEKLEQKLYEKLAHHNQPPDSSETSITAAPPTSENQSGNGNQCDWLISCCNCQARIVGVRYQCSLCPAYNICEQCEAGTYAHDPNHVLLKLRRPVLCIAENYSLAEFSPRLPATLEQVRLQKQMDKRFLKAEKQRLRAEKKQRKAEVRELKKQLKLHRKIHLWNSVHVLETSGSPTLKSGSLQPNTFLSPSQPFQAIVPTLSAVFVDENLPDGTHLQPGTKFIKHWRMKNTGNVEWSSDTKLKLMWGNLTLASSEKKDVLVPSLASGQVGTVSVEFVAPNIEGTYTSHWRLSHRGEQFGPRIWCSIVVDPSPATDFVEGNWKDSDSCQKDKASSPKQDTSLKTEAGVQLMGEIVEQAEIPLPAIPLKIKSLPSEREFYIPSVDLLTAQDLLSFELLDINIVQELERVPHNTPVDMTPCMSPLPHDSPLLEKPGLGQIEEENEGSGFKPVPDTCIVKVKAEHPLNQEEGEEDMSGTQFVCETVIRSLTLDAAPDHRPPQKKNILQNSLQTLQDTFSCNVINEESPRIKTNSTPKKEAKIHQSEAMTENGCGDLPLSDERASPCSDTGNSDEDDDKDDVQSQGSSASSEDYIIILPECFDTSRPLGESMYSSALSQPSFEKTGEPETGAENPEGGSQPQICSVSDILTTSQTLAVVPLAPEIVDALPQTQRNFVSPKNHIFQEPNVSAENLSSTHHDQIREEPSGEDSHGPGSSGFLASKQKCSEYPRYPQGSSIAGELVKGALSVAASAYKALFAGPPIIEQQPAATEEHTATLLSSLCEMGFCDRQLNLRLLKKHNNNMVQVVTELLQISNSDWNSSRC, from the exons GTCTCTGTGAATAGCAAAG aGGAATATGAAGAAGCTCTGAAG ATTGCAGTTAAACAAGGAAGTCAACTTCAGATGAATGTGTATGAAGAAAACTCTTTGAAAGAAACTTCACGTTCTTGTTTTTTGCAACTACATGAAAAAACTGAGAGAGAAAAGTTGGCACCTCTTAAAGATGAGAAGAAACCTCTCTCGCACTCTTCCATGCCAGCTCAGGGCTTAGAAGaagactttaaaaatgaaaaggagctGACAAATCAG caaaagGTAAATCACACTAGAACAGGAAGAATGAATGAAAATCCTCCAGGATGGTTTACTAGCTACTTGGAAACA ttcagggAACAAGTAGTTAAGGAAACTGTTGAGAAACTGGAACAGAAGCTGTATGAGAAGCTTGCTCATCACAACCAGCCTCCAGATTCTTCTGAGACCTCTATTACAGCAGCACCTCCAACTTCAGAGAACCAGTCAGGGAATGGCAACCAGTGTGACTGGCTGATCTCCTGCTGCAACTGCCAGGCCAGAATTGTTGGAGTTCGCTACCAGTGCAG cCTTTGTCCAGCCTACAATATCTGTGAACAGTGTGAAGCAGGAACGTATGCACACGATCCTAATCATGTCTTGCTAAAGCTGCGAAGACCTGTGCTATGTATTGCTGAGAATTACAGCCTTGCAGAGTTTTCACCTCGCCTGCCTGCTACTCTGGAGCAAGTTAG GCTCCAGAAACAGATGGACAAAAGatttctgaaggcagaaaagcaaagattacgagcagagaagaaacagcgaAAGGCAGAGGTCCGAGAGCTCAAAAAGCAGCTAAAATTGCACAGGAAAATTCATCTGTGGAACTCTGTCCATGTATTGGAAACTAGTGGCTCACCTACTCTGAAATCTGGGAGTCTCCAACCTAATACCTTCCT GAGTCCTAGTCAACCTTTCCAAGCAATTGTCCCAACACTGAGTGCGGTATTTGTGGATGAGAATTTGCCAGATGGGACTCACTTGCAACCAGGAACAAAGTTTATCAAACACTGGCGAATGAAGAATACTGGCAATGTGGAATGGAGCTCAGACACAAAG CTGAAGCTTATGTGGGGAAATCTGACCTTGgcatcttctgaaaaaaaagatgtgttaGTGCCATCCCTTGCATCAGGACAAGTAGGAACTGTTTCGGTTGAGTTTGTAGCTCCTAATATAGAAGGAACTTACACTTCTCACTGGAGACTGTCACACAGAGGGGAGCAGTTCGGGCCCAGGATCTGGTGCAGTATTGTTGTGGATCCCTCCCCAGCTACTGACTTTGTAGAAGGCAATTGGAAAGATTCTGACTCCTGTCAGAAGGACAAAGCTTCCAGCCCCAAACAG gacACTTCCTTAAAGACAGAAGCAGGTGTTCAACTGATGGGTGAAATCGTGGAGCAGGCTGAAATACCTCTGCCAGCTATTCCTTTAAAGATCAAAAGTCTGCCAAGTGAGAGAGAATTTTACATCCCATCTGTTGATCTCCTCACTGCACAG gATTTGCTGTCCTTTGAGCTGTTGGATATTAATATAGTGCAGGAATTGGAGCGAGTGCCCCACAATACTCCCGTCG acatGACTCCGTGCATGTCCCCTTTGCCACATGATAGCCCCTTGCTGGAGAAACCTGGCTTAGGTCAGATAGAGGAGGAGAATGAGGGCAGTGGATTTAAACCAGTGCCTG ataCTTGCATAGTGAAAGTGAAGGCTGAACATCCATTGAaccaggaggaaggggaagaagataTGAGTGGGACTCAGTTTGTCTGTGAAACTGTAATTCGTTCTCTAACCCTGGATGCTGCACCTGACCATAGGCCGccacaaaaaaagaacatcCTCCAGA attcTCTGCAAACATTGCAAGACACCTTCAGCTGCAATGTAATAAATGAAGAATCTCCTAGGATAAAAACTAATTCCACTCctaaaaaggaagcaaagattCATCAGTCTGAGGCGATGACAGAAAATGGCTGTG GGGACCTTCCACTGTCTGATGAGAGAGCAAGCCCCTGTAGTGATACTGGCAATTCTGATGAAGACGATGATAAAGATGACGTTCAAAGTCAAGGCTCCTCTGCTTCATCAGAGGATTATATCATTATTCTTCCCGAGTGCTTTGACACCAGTCGTCCTTTAGGGGAGTCTATGTATAGTTCGGCTCTTTCTCAGCCCAGTTTCGAAAAGACAGGAGAACCTGAAACGGGAGCAGAGAATCCAGAAGGGGGAAGCCAGCCACAGATCTGCAGTGTCAGTGATATTTTGACAACTTCACAAACACTGGCTGTAGTGCCACTAGCCCCAGAGATCGTGGACGCCTTACCCCAGACACAAAG GAATTTTGTATCTCCTAAGAATCATATCTTCCAAGAACCAAACGTATCTGCAGAGAATCTCTCTTCCACTCATCATGATCAAATAAGAGAAG AACCCAGTGGTGAAGACAGTCATGGACCAGGATCTTCTGGATTTCTAGCTAGTAAACAGAAGTGCTCAGAATACCCAAG ATACCCTCAGGGAAGCAGCATTGCCGGAGAACTAGTTAAAGGAGCTTTGTCAGTTGCTGCTTCTGCCTACAAAGCATTATTTGCTGGACCACCTATCATAGAACAG cagcctgcagctACAGAAGAGCACACTGCCACTCTTCTATCCAGTCTGTGTGAGATGGGGTTCTGTGACAGGCAGTTAAACCTGCGACTGCTGAAGAAACACAACAATAATATGGTTCAGGTGGTAACCGAATTGCTTCAGATCAGTAACAGTGACTGGAACAGCAGTAGATGCTGA